From a region of the Streptomyces venezuelae genome:
- the recG gene encoding ATP-dependent DNA helicase RecG, producing MEHVPALDEDLKKTLGPATAKVLAEQLGLHTALDLLHHYPRRYAERGELTSLAELADQIDEHVTVVAQVADARILTFNGGRGKRLEVTITDGSGRLQLVFFGAGVHKPHKDLLPGSRAMFAGKVSKFNHRLQLAHPAYEPLGGDASDRDAATAFAHQLIPIYPACAKLESWKIAKCLDAVLPSAQEAVDPLPPALREGRGLVPLTEALLKIHRPGTKADIEDARQRLKWDEAFVLQVALARRRHADAQLPAVPRRPLPGGLLDSFDAKLPFTLTQGQQTVSKEIFDDLATEHPMHRLLQGEVGSGKTLVALRAMLAVVDSGGQAAMLAPTEVLAQQHHRSVTEMMGELAEGGMLGGSDQGTKVVLLTGSMGMPARRQALLDLVTGEAGIVIGTHALIEDKVQFHDLGLVVVDEQHRFGVEQRDALRSKGKQPPHLLVMTATPIPRTVAMTVFGDLETSVLDQLPAGRSPIATHVVPSKDKPHFLSRAWERVREEVEKGHQAYVVCPRIGDGEDEPKKKKAAEEDGDRRPPLAVLEIAEQLTRGPLAGLSVEVLHGRMDPADKDDVMRRFAAGEVKVLVATTVIEVGVNVPNSTVMVIMDADRFGVSQLHQLRGRVGRGSAPGLCLLVSEMHEASPARARLAAVAATLDGFELSRIDLEQRREGDVLGQAQSGVRSSLRMLAVIEDEEVIAQAREEATRVVAEDPALEHLPGLKTALDALLDTEREQYLEKG from the coding sequence ATGGAACACGTGCCCGCGCTCGACGAAGACCTCAAGAAGACGCTCGGCCCCGCCACCGCCAAGGTGCTGGCCGAGCAGCTCGGCCTGCACACGGCCCTGGATCTGCTCCACCACTATCCCCGGCGGTACGCCGAGCGCGGTGAGCTGACCTCGCTCGCCGAGCTCGCCGACCAGATCGACGAGCACGTGACCGTCGTCGCGCAGGTCGCCGACGCCCGGATCCTGACCTTCAACGGGGGCCGCGGCAAGCGTCTGGAGGTGACCATCACCGACGGCAGCGGCCGCCTCCAGCTGGTCTTCTTCGGCGCCGGCGTCCACAAGCCGCACAAGGACCTGCTGCCCGGCAGCCGCGCGATGTTCGCCGGCAAGGTCTCCAAGTTCAACCACAGGCTCCAGCTCGCCCACCCGGCCTACGAGCCGCTCGGCGGCGACGCCTCCGACCGCGACGCGGCGACCGCCTTCGCCCACCAGCTCATCCCGATCTACCCGGCCTGCGCGAAGCTGGAGTCCTGGAAGATCGCCAAGTGCCTGGACGCGGTGCTGCCCAGCGCCCAGGAGGCCGTGGACCCGCTGCCGCCCGCCCTGCGCGAGGGCCGCGGCCTGGTCCCGCTCACCGAGGCCCTGCTGAAGATCCACCGCCCGGGCACCAAAGCCGACATCGAGGACGCCCGGCAGCGCCTGAAGTGGGACGAGGCCTTCGTCCTCCAGGTCGCCCTGGCCCGCCGCCGCCACGCGGACGCGCAGCTCCCGGCCGTCCCCCGCCGCCCGCTCCCCGGCGGCCTGCTCGACTCCTTCGACGCGAAACTGCCCTTCACCCTCACCCAGGGCCAGCAGACCGTCTCGAAGGAGATCTTCGACGACCTGGCCACCGAACATCCCATGCACCGCCTCCTCCAGGGCGAGGTCGGCTCGGGCAAGACCCTGGTCGCCCTGCGGGCCATGCTCGCCGTCGTGGACAGCGGCGGGCAGGCGGCCATGCTCGCGCCCACCGAGGTGCTCGCCCAGCAGCACCACCGCTCCGTCACCGAGATGATGGGCGAGCTGGCCGAGGGAGGCATGCTCGGCGGCTCCGACCAGGGCACCAAGGTGGTGCTGCTCACCGGGTCGATGGGGATGCCCGCACGCCGGCAGGCCCTGCTCGACCTCGTCACCGGCGAGGCCGGCATCGTGATCGGCACGCACGCGCTGATCGAGGACAAGGTGCAGTTCCACGACCTCGGCCTGGTCGTCGTGGACGAACAGCACCGCTTCGGGGTGGAGCAGCGCGACGCGCTGCGCTCCAAGGGCAAGCAGCCCCCGCACCTGCTGGTGATGACGGCGACCCCGATCCCGCGCACCGTCGCCATGACCGTCTTCGGCGACCTGGAGACCTCCGTCCTCGACCAGCTGCCGGCCGGGCGCTCCCCGATCGCGACGCATGTGGTGCCCTCGAAGGACAAACCGCACTTCCTCTCCCGCGCCTGGGAACGGGTCCGCGAGGAAGTGGAGAAGGGTCACCAGGCCTACGTGGTGTGTCCGCGCATCGGCGACGGCGAGGACGAGCCCAAGAAGAAGAAGGCGGCCGAGGAGGACGGGGACAGACGGCCCCCGCTGGCGGTCCTGGAGATCGCCGAGCAGCTGACGCGCGGCCCGCTCGCCGGTCTGTCGGTGGAGGTGCTGCACGGCCGGATGGACCCCGCCGACAAGGACGACGTCATGCGGCGCTTCGCCGCGGGCGAGGTGAAGGTGCTCGTCGCCACCACCGTCATCGAGGTCGGGGTGAACGTGCCGAATTCCACCGTCATGGTGATCATGGACGCGGACCGGTTCGGCGTCTCCCAGCTCCACCAGCTGCGCGGCCGCGTCGGCCGCGGCTCCGCACCCGGCCTGTGCCTGCTGGTCAGCGAGATGCACGAGGCCAGCCCCGCCCGGGCCCGCCTCGCCGCCGTCGCCGCCACCCTCGACGGCTTCGAGCTCTCCCGGATCGACCTCGAACAGCGCCGGGAAGGCGACGTCCTCGGCCAGGCCCAGTCCGGAGTCCGCTCCTCGCTGCGCATGCTCGCCGTCATCGAGGACGAGGAGGTCATCGCCCAGGCCCGGGAGGAGGCCACCCGCGTCGTCGCCGAGGACCCCGCGCTGGAACACCTGCCGGGCCTGAAGACCGCGCTGGACGCCCTGCTCGACACCGAACGCGAGCAGTACCTGGAGAAGGGCTGA
- the rsmD gene encoding 16S rRNA (guanine(966)-N(2))-methyltransferase RsmD has translation MTRVIAGSARGRRLAVPPGTGTRPTSDRMREGLFSTWESLHGVEGARVLDLYGGSGAVGLESLSRGAAHTLLVEADAKAAKAIRDNIRTLGLPGAEFRAGKAEQIVAARAAGDPYDVVFLDPPYAVDSADLREILLTLRSNGWITDDALVTVERSTRSGAFPWPEGFEPLRSRKYGEGTLWYGRAAFTSEDS, from the coding sequence ATGACCCGCGTGATCGCCGGCAGTGCCCGCGGGCGACGGCTGGCCGTGCCCCCCGGCACCGGCACCCGGCCGACCTCGGACCGGATGCGCGAAGGCCTCTTCTCCACCTGGGAGTCGCTGCACGGCGTGGAAGGGGCCCGGGTGCTCGACCTCTACGGCGGCTCCGGCGCCGTCGGCCTGGAGTCCCTCTCCCGGGGCGCCGCCCACACCCTGCTCGTGGAGGCGGACGCCAAGGCCGCCAAGGCGATCCGGGACAACATCCGCACGCTCGGCCTGCCGGGCGCGGAGTTCCGTGCGGGCAAGGCCGAGCAGATCGTGGCGGCCAGGGCCGCCGGGGACCCGTACGACGTCGTCTTCCTGGATCCGCCGTACGCCGTGGACAGCGCCGACCTGCGGGAGATCCTCCTCACACTCCGGTCCAACGGCTGGATCACGGACGATGCGCTCGTCACCGTGGAGCGCAGCACCCGGAGCGGTGCGTTCCCGTGGCCCGAGGGCTTCGAGCCGCTCCGGTCGCGCAAGTACGGCGAGGGCACCCTTTGGTACGGCCGCGCCGCTTTCACCAGCGAAGACTCATGA
- the coaD gene encoding pantetheine-phosphate adenylyltransferase: MRRAVCPGSFDPIHNGHLDIIGRASRLYDVVHVAVMINKSKQGLFTVEERVEMIREATADYGNIQVEAFHGLLVDYCKQRDIPAIVKGLRAVSDFDYELQMAQMNLGLSGVETLFVPTIPTYSFLSSSLVKEVATWGGDVAHLLPEHVHAALLERLRNR; the protein is encoded by the coding sequence TTGCGCCGCGCCGTCTGTCCGGGGTCCTTCGATCCCATCCACAACGGACACCTCGACATCATCGGACGCGCCTCCAGGCTGTACGACGTCGTCCACGTCGCCGTGATGATCAACAAGTCGAAGCAGGGCCTGTTCACCGTCGAGGAGCGGGTCGAGATGATCCGCGAGGCGACGGCCGACTACGGCAACATCCAGGTCGAGGCCTTCCACGGCCTGCTCGTCGACTACTGCAAGCAGCGGGACATCCCGGCCATCGTCAAGGGCCTGCGCGCGGTCAGCGACTTCGACTACGAGCTTCAGATGGCCCAGATGAACCTGGGCCTGTCGGGGGTCGAGACGCTGTTCGTCCCGACCATCCCCACCTACAGCTTCCTGTCCTCCTCGCTGGTCAAGGAGGTCGCGACGTGGGGCGGCGACGTCGCCCACCTGCTGCCGGAGCACGTCCACGCGGCGCTCCTGGAGCGGCTGCGCAACCGCTGA
- a CDS encoding cell division initiation protein gives MDVQKKLDEIVAAVGGARSMPMSASCVINRAELLEQLEEVRQALPGSLAQAQELIGGREQMVEEARREAERIIDAAHNQRGSLISDTEIARRSQAEADRILEEARREAEEIRAEADDYVDSKLANFEVVLSKTIGSVDRGREKLLGRGPGLDEHGYPDMDAPERSHDPETQRQQADAYVDTKLATFEAVLSKTLEAVGRGRQKLLGRVPTDDLGVHMAAQEAVGGQQSRSASDSDFLAGLAEPEALHAQAPVPAQAEPVYDSYGYQQPAARQQDAYPAAGTGSTGADYAAPYADPYAGYQQQPDPYATAGGAAGAGYAGHYDAQQPDPYAAYQPQAQQPSLDETSLFDTSMINLDQLRQYEQGR, from the coding sequence ATGGACGTGCAGAAGAAGCTCGACGAGATCGTCGCGGCCGTCGGCGGCGCCCGGTCCATGCCCATGTCGGCCTCCTGCGTGATCAACCGCGCCGAGCTGCTCGAACAGCTCGAAGAGGTGCGCCAGGCACTGCCCGGCTCGCTCGCACAGGCCCAGGAGCTCATCGGCGGCCGCGAGCAGATGGTCGAGGAGGCCCGCCGGGAGGCGGAGCGGATCATCGACGCGGCCCACAACCAGCGCGGTTCGCTGATCTCCGACACCGAGATCGCGCGGCGCTCCCAGGCCGAGGCGGACCGGATCCTGGAGGAGGCCCGCCGGGAGGCCGAGGAGATCCGGGCCGAGGCCGACGACTACGTCGACAGCAAGCTCGCGAACTTCGAGGTCGTCCTGAGCAAGACCATCGGATCGGTGGACCGGGGCCGGGAGAAGCTCCTGGGCCGCGGCCCGGGTCTGGACGAGCACGGCTATCCCGACATGGACGCACCCGAGCGCAGCCACGACCCCGAGACGCAGCGGCAGCAGGCGGACGCCTACGTCGACACCAAGCTGGCGACGTTCGAGGCGGTGCTCTCCAAGACCCTGGAGGCCGTGGGCCGCGGCCGCCAGAAGCTCCTCGGCCGGGTTCCGACGGACGACCTGGGTGTGCACATGGCCGCCCAGGAGGCGGTGGGCGGCCAGCAGTCCCGTTCGGCGAGCGACTCGGACTTCCTGGCGGGCCTGGCGGAGCCGGAGGCGCTGCACGCGCAGGCGCCGGTCCCGGCGCAGGCGGAGCCCGTGTACGACTCCTACGGCTACCAGCAGCCGGCCGCCCGTCAGCAGGACGCGTACCCCGCGGCGGGCACCGGTTCCACCGGAGCCGACTACGCCGCGCCCTATGCGGACCCGTACGCGGGCTACCAGCAGCAGCCGGACCCGTACGCCACCGCGGGCGGAGCCGCCGGAGCGGGCTACGCCGGGCATTACGACGCCCAGCAGCCCGACCCCTACGCCGCGTACCAGCCGCAGGCCCAGCAGCCCTCGCTCGACGAGACCAGCCTCTTCGACACGAGCATGATCAACCTGGATCAGCTGCGCCAGTACGAACAGGGACGCTGA
- a CDS encoding YceD family protein has translation MRNRAAFFDLQRSVKAGTALNTRLDHRNPLVFDTHELGRRPGAMQRLSREIDAPADLGLAGVIGVPEGAPVKLSLRLESVMEGVLVTGTVRASATGECVRCLEAVERELKADFQEMFSYPDADDRGRSKAEPADDAEDDEDTLFLEDGLFDLEPVLRDAVVLALPMQPVCREDCLGLCPDCGLSLNDDPDHHHDAVDIRWAALQGLVVTDQDGEKDNMSGTASDGVQGAAEKQEK, from the coding sequence ATGCGGAATAGAGCAGCATTCTTCGATCTTCAGCGATCTGTGAAAGCAGGAACGGCCCTGAACACCCGCCTCGACCACCGCAACCCCCTCGTGTTCGACACGCACGAGCTGGGTCGGCGTCCTGGTGCCATGCAGCGGCTGTCCCGCGAGATCGACGCACCGGCGGACCTCGGTCTCGCCGGCGTGATCGGGGTGCCGGAAGGCGCCCCGGTGAAGCTCAGCCTCCGCCTGGAGTCGGTCATGGAAGGGGTGCTTGTCACAGGCACCGTCCGTGCATCGGCGACGGGGGAGTGCGTAAGGTGTCTGGAGGCCGTCGAGCGTGAGCTCAAGGCGGACTTCCAGGAGATGTTCTCGTACCCTGACGCCGACGACCGGGGCCGCAGCAAAGCGGAGCCGGCCGACGACGCCGAGGACGACGAGGACACGCTCTTCCTCGAGGACGGTTTGTTCGACCTCGAACCCGTGCTGCGTGATGCGGTGGTGCTCGCACTGCCGATGCAGCCGGTGTGCCGGGAGGACTGTCTCGGACTGTGCCCCGATTGCGGGCTCAGCCTGAACGACGACCCGGACCACCACCATGACGCCGTCGACATCCGTTGGGCGGCATTGCAAGGACTCGTCGTGACCGATCAGGACGGCGAGAAGGACAACATGAGCGGCACTGCCTCTGACGGAGTTCAGGGCGCCGCCGAGAAGCAGGAGAAGTAG
- the rpmF gene encoding 50S ribosomal protein L32 — MAVPKRKMSRSNTRHRRSQWKAAVPTLVSCERCQEPKLQHIACPSCGTYNKRQVLEV, encoded by the coding sequence GTGGCTGTTCCGAAGCGGAAGATGTCGCGCAGCAACACGCGCCACCGCCGGTCGCAGTGGAAGGCTGCGGTCCCCACCCTGGTTTCGTGCGAGCGTTGCCAGGAGCCGAAGCTCCAGCACATTGCGTGCCCGAGCTGCGGCACCTACAACAAGCGCCAGGTCCTCGAGGTCTGA
- the rnc gene encoding ribonuclease III, whose protein sequence is MSELSNAEKQADSNNAASSHTLLEGRLGYQLESALLVRALTHRSYAYENGGLPTNERLEFLGDSVLGLVVTDTLYTTHPDLPEGQLAKLRAAVVNSRALAEVGRGLELGSFIRLGRGEEGTGGRDKASILADTLEAVIGAVYLDQGLDAASELVHRLFDPLIEKSSNLGAGLDWKTSLQELTAAEGLGVPEYLVSETGPDHEKTFTAAARVGGVSYGTGTGRSKKEAEQQAAESAWRGIRAAADERTAAAAATAGVPASAGTGNGAVATPADPAPEA, encoded by the coding sequence ATGTCTGAGCTGTCCAACGCTGAGAAGCAGGCAGACAGTAACAACGCGGCCTCGTCCCACACGCTTCTGGAAGGGCGGCTCGGGTATCAACTCGAGTCCGCCCTTCTGGTGCGTGCGCTGACCCACCGCTCGTACGCGTACGAGAACGGCGGTCTGCCCACCAACGAACGCCTGGAGTTCCTCGGGGACTCCGTGCTGGGCCTGGTGGTCACGGACACGCTGTACACGACCCACCCGGATCTCCCCGAAGGCCAGCTGGCCAAGCTTCGGGCCGCGGTGGTCAACTCGCGCGCACTGGCGGAGGTCGGACGCGGCCTCGAACTCGGCTCCTTCATCCGGCTCGGCCGGGGCGAAGAGGGCACGGGAGGCCGGGACAAGGCCTCCATCCTCGCCGACACCCTGGAAGCGGTGATCGGCGCGGTCTACCTCGATCAGGGCCTCGACGCGGCCTCGGAGCTGGTCCACCGGCTCTTCGACCCGCTCATCGAGAAGTCCTCGAACCTCGGGGCCGGCCTGGACTGGAAGACCAGTCTCCAGGAACTCACGGCGGCCGAAGGCCTTGGCGTGCCCGAGTACCTGGTCTCCGAGACCGGTCCGGACCACGAGAAGACCTTCACTGCTGCCGCTCGCGTCGGTGGTGTCTCGTACGGCACCGGCACCGGCCGCAGCAAGAAGGAAGCGGAACAGCAGGCTGCGGAATCCGCCTGGCGCGGGATCCGTGCCGCCGCGGACGAGCGGACCGCGGCGGCTGCCGCCACCGCCGGGGTTCCGGCTTCGGCCGGGACCGGGAACGGCGCGGTGGCGACGCCCGCCGACCCGGCGCCGGAAGCCTGA
- the mutM gene encoding bifunctional DNA-formamidopyrimidine glycosylase/DNA-(apurinic or apyrimidinic site) lyase, translated as MPELPEVEVVRRGLERWVAGRTVEAVEVLHPRAVRRHPGGGADFAARLRGETVGVPQRRGKYLWLPLEGRDLSVLGHLGMSGQLLVQPTGAPDEKHLRIRVRFADDAGTELRFVDQRTFGGLSLHEVAAGSTEGLPDVIAHIARDPLDPLFDEGAYHLALRAKRTTVKRALLDQSLISGVGNIYADEALWRARLHYERPTAGLTRPRSAELLGHARDVMNAALAVGGTSFDSLYVNVNGESGYFDRALDAYGREDEPCRRCGTPIRRRPWMNRSSYFCPRCQRPPRVAS; from the coding sequence GTGCCCGAGTTGCCCGAAGTCGAAGTCGTGCGGCGGGGACTGGAGCGCTGGGTGGCCGGACGGACCGTCGAGGCCGTCGAGGTCCTGCATCCGCGGGCCGTCCGGCGCCATCCGGGGGGCGGTGCCGACTTCGCGGCACGGCTGCGCGGGGAGACCGTCGGGGTGCCGCAGCGGCGCGGGAAGTACCTGTGGCTGCCGCTGGAGGGCAGGGACCTGTCCGTGCTGGGGCACCTCGGGATGAGCGGGCAGCTGCTCGTGCAGCCCACGGGCGCCCCCGACGAGAAGCACCTGCGGATCCGCGTGCGCTTCGCCGACGACGCCGGGACGGAGCTGCGCTTCGTGGACCAGCGGACCTTCGGCGGTCTCTCGCTGCACGAGGTCGCCGCCGGCAGCACCGAAGGACTGCCCGACGTGATCGCGCACATCGCGCGCGATCCCCTGGACCCGCTGTTCGACGAGGGCGCCTACCACCTCGCGCTGCGCGCCAAGCGGACCACCGTCAAGCGGGCGCTCCTGGACCAGTCCCTGATCAGCGGGGTCGGCAACATCTACGCGGACGAGGCGCTGTGGCGCGCCAGGCTGCACTACGAGCGCCCCACGGCGGGCCTCACGCGCCCGCGGAGCGCGGAGCTCCTCGGCCATGCCCGGGACGTCATGAACGCCGCCCTCGCGGTCGGCGGCACCAGCTTCGACAGCCTGTACGTCAACGTGAACGGGGAGTCGGGCTACTTCGACCGTGCGCTCGACGCCTACGGCCGCGAGGACGAACCCTGCCGGCGCTGCGGTACGCCGATACGGCGGCGGCCGTGGATGAACCGGTCGAGCTACTTCTGCCCGCGGTGTCAGAGGCCGCCGCGCGTGGCGTCGTAG
- a CDS encoding winged helix-turn-helix transcriptional regulator has protein sequence METPACTDATGTEQPFDVFARACPSRETLEHVTGRWGSLTVGALREGPCRFNELRRRVEGVSEKMLSQTLHALERDGIVNREAQPTNPPRVDYELTPLGVEVADRLLALIHCLEGNMPTVLGARQSYDATRGGL, from the coding sequence ATGGAGACCCCTGCCTGTACCGACGCCACCGGAACGGAACAACCGTTCGACGTCTTCGCGCGCGCCTGCCCGTCCCGGGAAACCCTCGAACACGTCACCGGCCGCTGGGGCAGCCTCACCGTGGGCGCCCTGCGCGAAGGACCGTGCCGCTTCAACGAGCTGCGCCGCCGGGTGGAGGGCGTGAGCGAGAAGATGCTCTCGCAGACCCTGCACGCGCTGGAGCGCGACGGCATAGTCAACCGCGAGGCGCAGCCCACGAACCCGCCCCGCGTCGACTACGAACTGACCCCGCTCGGCGTCGAGGTCGCGGACCGGCTGCTCGCGCTCATCCACTGCCTGGAGGGGAACATGCCGACCGTACTCGGTGCCCGGCAGTCCTACGACGCCACGCGCGGCGGCCTCTGA
- a CDS encoding flavodoxin family protein, with protein sequence MSANTHTPVVSIAYHSGYGHTAVVAEAVRSGAVDAGATVHLIKVDEIDDAQWELLDASDAIVFGSPTYMGTASGAFHVFAEASSKRWFGDAWQDKVAAGFTNSASKSGDKLHTLQFFQILAAQHGMSWINLGLKPGWNSSTASENDLNRLGFFAGAAAQSNSDEGADAVHKADIATAEHLGRRVTEQTRIVIAGRAALAAAAV encoded by the coding sequence TTGTCCGCAAACACGCACACCCCCGTCGTCTCGATCGCCTACCACTCCGGCTACGGCCACACCGCCGTCGTCGCCGAGGCCGTCCGCAGCGGCGCCGTGGACGCCGGAGCCACCGTGCACCTGATCAAGGTCGACGAGATCGACGACGCGCAGTGGGAGCTGCTCGACGCCTCCGACGCGATCGTCTTCGGCTCCCCGACGTACATGGGCACCGCCTCCGGCGCCTTCCACGTCTTCGCCGAGGCTTCCTCGAAGCGCTGGTTCGGCGACGCCTGGCAGGACAAGGTGGCCGCCGGCTTCACGAACTCCGCGTCCAAGAGCGGCGACAAGCTGCACACCCTGCAGTTCTTCCAGATCCTGGCCGCGCAGCACGGCATGAGCTGGATCAACCTGGGTCTGAAGCCGGGCTGGAACTCCAGCACCGCCTCCGAGAACGACCTCAACCGTCTCGGCTTCTTCGCCGGCGCCGCCGCCCAGTCCAACTCCGACGAGGGTGCGGACGCGGTCCACAAGGCCGACATCGCGACCGCCGAGCACCTCGGCCGCCGTGTCACCGAGCAGACCCGCATCGTCATCGCGGGCCGTGCGGCCCTGGCCGCCGCCGCGGTCTGA